Genomic DNA from Clavibacter michiganensis:
GCACCAGTCCGCGCGCCGGCATCACGGTGAACTCGCTCGTGCGCTCGCGGAGCTCGAGCAGCTCGCGGAGCCGGGCGACGCCGACGCGTCCGGACGCCGCGGCGACGCATGCGCCCACGAGCGCGCGCACCATGCTGTGGCAGAAGGCATCCGCGCGGACGACCGCCTCGAGCGCGCCGTCGGCCGCGCGGGTCCACGTCAGCTCCTGCAGCGTGCGGATGGTCGACGCCCCCTCGCGCGGCTTGCAGTACGCGGCGAAGTCGTGGAGGCCGAGGAGGGCGTCGGCCGACTCCTGCAGCACGGCGGCGTCCAGCGCGACCGGGACCTCGACGGTGCGGTGCCGCTGCAGGGGGTCGCGGGGGCCGGAGGCGTCGGAGATCCGGTAGCGGTACGCCCGCCAGGTCGCGGAGAAGCGCGCGTCGAACCCGTCGGGCGCGGGGGCGCAGTCGAGGACGACGACGTCGGACCTGGCGCCGAGCACGCCGTTCATCCGGCGCGCGAGGGCCGCGGCGGCGCGCGCGACCGAGGGGACGTGCGGCTCCTCCCCCGCGGCGGCATCGGCGGCGCGGCCCCGCGGCGCCCGGTCGAGGGACGCGATCTGCGCCTCCGTGAGGTCGAGGTGCGCGACCTGGCCGGTCGCGTGCACGCCCGCGTCGGTCCGCCCGGCGACGACGAGCGTCGGCGCGGGCGGCGTCCGGGCGAGCAGCTGCGCGAGCGCGTCCTCGAGGGCGCCCTGCACGGTGCGCAGCCCGGGTTGCTTCGCCCAGCCGGCGAACCCCGTGCCGTCGTACGCGACGTCGATCCGGAGGCGCGTGCCGGCGGGCTCCGTCCCGTCGACGTCGGTCATCGGG
This window encodes:
- the truA gene encoding tRNA pseudouridine(38-40) synthase TruA encodes the protein MTDVDGTEPAGTRLRIDVAYDGTGFAGWAKQPGLRTVQGALEDALAQLLARTPPAPTLVVAGRTDAGVHATGQVAHLDLTEAQIASLDRAPRGRAADAAAGEEPHVPSVARAAAALARRMNGVLGARSDVVVLDCAPAPDGFDARFSATWRAYRYRISDASGPRDPLQRHRTVEVPVALDAAVLQESADALLGLHDFAAYCKPREGASTIRTLQELTWTRAADGALEAVVRADAFCHSMVRALVGACVAAASGRVGVARLRELLELRERTSEFTVMPARGLVLERVGYPPDAELAARNAITRNRRAAHEVDAIVEGAAAAARDLARIRDTPGIA